In a single window of the Cucurbita pepo subsp. pepo cultivar mu-cu-16 chromosome LG18, ASM280686v2, whole genome shotgun sequence genome:
- the LOC111780040 gene encoding probable pectinesterase 53 isoform X1, whose amino-acid sequence MSRLQRPPPPPPLLVLVLLLSQSLTLTHCHTKGLKPKSSPKTVLPENSTTTQFSEQQFMKWVKFVGSLRHSVFRTAKNNLFPSYTLHVAKNPAVGDFTSIQDAVDSLPSINLVRVVIKVHEGVYTEKVNIPPLKSFITIQGAGADKTIVQWGDTAQTPGPKGQPMGTYNSATFAVNSPYFIAKNITFKNTTPVPAPGAIGKQAVAFRISADTAAFYGCRFLGAQDTLYDHLGRHYYKDCYIEGSVDFIFGNGLSLFEGCHVHAIAQNAGALTAQGRSSLLEDTGFSFVNCKVTGSGALYLGRAWGPFSRVVFAYTYMDNIILPKGWYNWGDPSREMTVFYGQYKCTGEGASFAGRVSWSRELTDEEAKPFISLTFIDGSEWIKI is encoded by the exons ATGTCGAGACTTCAGcggcctcctcctcctcctcctcttcttgttcttgttcttttgctGAGCCAGAGTCTCACCCTAACGCACTGCCATACCAAGGGGCTCAAACCCAAGAGCTCGCCCAAGACCGTTCTTCCCGAGAATTCGACCACAACCCAATTCTCAGAGCAGCAATTTATGAAATGGGTCAAATTTGTCGGCAGTCTCCGACACTCTGTTTTCAGAACGGCGAAGAACaacctttttccttcttataCTCTCCATGTGGCTAAGAATCCGGCTGTCGGGGACTTCACGTCGATCCAAGACGCCGTCGATTCCCTCCCTTCAATCAATTTGGTCAGAGTCGTCATCAAGGTTCATGAAGGTGTATACAC AGAGAAGGTGAACATACCCCCGTTGAAATCATTCATAACAATCCAAGGAGCAGGGGCTGACAAAACGATTGTTCAATGGGGAGACACCGCACAAACACCAGGCCCAAAGGGGCAGCCAATGGGGACTTACAACTCCGCAACATTCGCAGTAAATTCCCCTTATTTCATAGCCAAAAACATCACATTCAAG AACACCACCCCTGTTCCAGCACCAGGGGCAATCGGGAAGCAGGCAGTGGCGTTCAGAATCTCGGCGGACACAGCAGCATTCTACGGCTGTAGATTCTTGGGAGCTCAAGACACACTATACGACCATTTGGGTCGGCATTATTACAAGGATTGTTACATAGAAGGGTCGGTGGACTTCATATTCGGAAACGGGCTGTCTCTGTTCGAGGGATGTCACGTGCACGCAATAGCACAGAACGCAGGAGCGTTGACAGCGCAGGGGAGAAGCAGCCTGCTGGAGGACACAGGGTTCTCGTTCGTAAACTGTAAGGTCACGGGGTCTGGAGCGCTATACTTAGGGAGGGCATGGGGGCCCTTCTCTAGGGTCGTCTTCGCTTACACCTATATGGACAACATTATTCTCCCCAAAGGCTGGTACAACTGGGGCGATCCCAGCCGCGAAAT GACGGTGTTTTATGGGCAATACAAATGTACAGGCGAAGGAGCTAGCTTTGCCGGCAGAGTTTCATGGTCGAGAGAGCTCACTGATGAAGAAGCCAAGCCCTTCATTTCCCTTACCTTCATTGATGGCTCTGAATggatcaaaatataa
- the LOC111780270 gene encoding mitochondrial import inner membrane translocase subunit TIM17-2-like, whose translation MGTPETSREPCPDRILDDIGGAFGMGAVGGSAFHFLKGVYSSPKGARLLGGSQAVRMNAPRIGGSFAVWGGLFSTFDCSMVYLRQKEDPWNSIIAGAATGGFLQMRQGFGASARSALFGGVLLALIEGAGIMLNKVLSQPQNAPIMIDDAGAMGGVPGYPMDQIPGLATPQSSGASPGSSNAGSESWFGGWFGGGQKKDSEASRGESDTKILESFDSPPVPNFEYK comes from the coding sequence ATGGGAACGCCGGAGACTTCTCGGGAGCCTTGTCCAGATCGGATTCTCGATGACATCGGCGGCGCATTTGGTATGGGTGCCGTTGGTGGCTCTGCATTTCACTTTCTCAAAGGCGTTTATAGTTCTCCTAAAGGCGCTCGCCTTCTTGGCGGTTCTCAAGCCGTCCGTATGAATGCGCCTCGTATTGGCGGTAGCTTTGCTGTTTGGGGTGGCTTGTTCTCCACCTTCGATTGTTCCATGGTTTACCTCCGCCAGAAGGAAGATCCATGGAACTCGATCATAGCCGGAGCCGCTACTGGCGGCTTCCTCCAGATGCGTCAGGGCTTCGGCGCCTCCGCCCGCTCGGCTTTGTTCGGCGGTGTTCTATTGGCTCTGATCGAGGGGGCTGGGATCATGCTGAATAAGGTGCTTAGTCAACCGCAGAACGCTCCTATTATGATCGACGACGCCGGTGCTATGGGCGGCGTCCCTGGTTACCCTATGGACCAGATTCCGGGTCTAGCAACACCGCAATCGTCGGGTGCAAGTCCGGGATCTTCAAATGCGGGTTCGGAATCGTGGTTCGGAGGATGGTTCGGTGGCGGACAGAAAAAGGATTCAGAGGCAAGTCGTGGAGAGAGCGACACGAAGATTTTGGAGAGCTTTGATTCGCCGCCGGTGCCGAATTTCGAGTACAAGtaa
- the LOC111780006 gene encoding receptor-like protein kinase 5: protein MKIMNISAIAKHLPNTFHHLLHMTTSFSSLETISFFLLLLLCSHHVNSHLYEQEHSVLLRLNHFWHNQPPLHHWRSSNASHCTWPEVQCTDNSVTALLFPSYNLNGTFPPFICDLKNLTFIDLQYNFITGGFPTTLYDCSNLNYLDLSQNYFVGSIPNDVDRLSRLQFLNLGANNFSGDIPTAVSRLSELRYLHLFMNQFNGTYPSEIGNLSNLEELLLAYNSNLLPAELPPSFAQLKKLTFLWMAESNVNGEIPEWIGNLTALKRLDLSKNHLIGEIPSSLFTLKNLSIVYLYKNNLSGEIPQRIDSKKITEYDLSENNLTGRIPAAIGDLQELTALLLCSNQLSGEIPESIGRLPLLTDVRLFSNNLNGTLPPDFGRNSILESFQVSSNKLTGSLPEHLCSSGKLKGVVAYDNNLSGELPESLGSCDSLFIIDVHKNNFSGKIPVGLWTSLNLTFVMMNDNSFMDELPRRISKNLARLQISNNKFSGKIPSELSSFWNLTEIEASNNRLTGRIPEELTALSKMNKLLLDGNQLTGELPRNIISWRSLHSLKLSRNRLSGKIPNEFCNLPSLNDLDLSENRLFGTIPIELGNLNLNFLNLSSNFLSGKIPPAFESEIYARSFLNNPGLCLNLDGCSLRTQNLRKISSQHHALIVCLGVIISIFFVVSALYIIKIYTKTGIKADVEWKLTSFQRLNFSEGNLLSGLSENNVIGSGGSGKVYRIPVNNLGDMVAVKRIWNSRKSDHKLEKEFMAEVEILSSIRHNNIIKLLCCVSCESSRLLVYEYMEKQSLDKWLHNKNSLPRIAGSGAVRGVALNWPMRFQIAVGVAQGLCYMHHECSPPVIHRDLKSSNILLDSEFNAKIADFGLAKLLVKQGEPASVSAVAGSFGYMAPEYAQITRINEKIDVFSFGVILLELVTGKEALTGNEDSSLAMWAWEFIKQGKAIVEALDEDVKETHYLDEMCSVFKLGLICTSSAPTSRPSMNQALQILVRSRTMTPQNHGDQKVQTP from the exons ATGAAAATTATGAACATTTCCGCCATAGCCAAACACCTTCCAAACACCTTTCATCATCTTCTCCACATGACaacatctttttcttctctggaaaccatttccttcttcctcctcctcctcctctgttCCCACCATGTCAATTCCCACCTCTACGAACAAGAACACTCTGTTCTTCTCCGACTCAACCACTTCTGGCACAACCAACCGCCGCTTCACCATTGGCGCTCCTCCAATGCTTCTCATTGTACATGGCCGGAGGTTCAGTGTACTGACAATTCCGTCACTGCCCTTCTTTTCCCTTCCTATAATTTGAACGGAACTTTCCCCCCTTTCATTTGCGACCTCAAAAATCTCACCTTTATTGATCTTCAGTACAATTTCATCACCGGCGGCTTTCCGACCACGCTTTACGATTGCTCGAACCTTAATTACCTCGACCTCTCGCAGAATTACTTTGTCGGCTCGATACCCAATGACGTCGATCGCTTGTCTCGTCTCCAGTTTCTTAATCTCGGCGCAAACAACTTCTCCGGTGACATTCCGACAGCCGTTTCGCGGTTGTCGGAACTCCGGTACCTTCATCTTTTTATGAATCAATTCAATGGGACTTACCCATCTGAAATCGGCAACTTATCGAATCTGGAAGAGTTGCTGTTGgcttataattcaaatttgcTACCAGCTGAATTGCCTCCCAGTTTCgcccaattgaagaaattgaCGTTTTTGTGGATGGCAGAATCAAACGTGAACGGTGAAATTCCAGAATGGATCGGAAACTTGACCGCCCTCAAGCGATTGGATTTGTCGAAGAATCATTTGATTGGGGAAATTCCTAGCAGTTTGTTTACATTGAAGAATCTCAGCATCGTTTATCTCTACAAAAACAATCTATCAGGTGAAATTCCTCAGCGGATTGATTCTAAGAAAATCACCGAATACGACCTGTCGGAAAATAATCTGACCGGAAGAATTCCGGCGGCTATCGGCGATCTTCAGGAACTAACGGCTCTGCTTCTGTGTTCAAATCAGTTAAGTGGAGAAATCCCAGAAAGTATCGGTCGTCTTCCATTATTAACAGATGTCAGATTATTCAGCAACAATTTAAACGGTACATTACCGCCAGATTTCGGGCGAAATTCGATCCTCGAAAGTTTTCAGGTGAGTTCAAATAAGCTCACCGGAAGCTTGCCGGAACACCTCTGCTCCAGCGGTAAGCTCAAAGGAGTGGTTGCTTACGACAATAATCTTAGTGGGGAATTACCAGAATCTCTTGGGAGTTGCGATAGCTTGTTCATTATTGATGTTCATAAGAACAACTTCTCCGGGAAAATTCCGGTCGGTTTATGGACGTCTCTGAATTTAACATTTGTAATGATGAACGACAATTCTTTCATGGATGAACTCCCTCGGAGAATCTCCAAGAATCTCGCGAGATTACAAATCAGTAACAACAAATTTTCAGGGAAAATCCCATCAGAGTTATCTTCATTTTGGAATTTGACCGAGATTGAAGCAAGCAATAATCGATTGACAGGACGAATTCCTGAAGAACTCACTGCCCTTTCAAAGATGAACAAGCTATTGCTCGATGGAAATCAACTCACTGGGGAGCTTCCACGGAACATCATTTCATGGAGATCATTGCACAGCCTTAAACTCAGTCGAAATCGTCTCTCTGGTAAAATTCCAAACGAATTTTGCAATTTACCAAGCCTTAATGATCTTGATCTCTCAGAGAATCGACTTTTCGGAACAATTCCGATCGAACTGGGAAATTTGAACTTGAATTTCCTCAACctctcttcaaattttctgTCTGGGAAAATCCCGCCTGCATTTGAGAGTGAAATCTATGCAAGAAGCTTTTTGAACAATCCGGGTCTTTGTTTAAATCTGGACGGCTGCAGTTTAAGAACTCAGAATTTGCGAAAGATTTCATCGCAGCATCATGCTCTGATCGTATGTTTGGGCGTAATAATATCCATATTCTTTGTAGTTTCTGCTCTGTACATAATCAAGATCTATACAAAAACTGGAATCAAAGCAGATGTTGAATGGAAATTGACATCATTTCAGAGGCTGAATTTCTCAGAAGGTAATCTTTTATCTGGGCTGTCGGAGAACAACGTGATCGGCAGCGGTGGATCCGGGAAAGTTTACCGGATTCCAGTGAATAATCTGGGCGATATGGTGGCCGTGAAGAGAATATGGAACAGCAGAAAGTCAGACCACAAGCTTGAGAAAGAATTCATGGCGGAAGTTGAGATTCTCAGTTCGATTCGACATAACAATATAATCAAACTCCTCTGCTGCGTTTCCTGTGAAAGTTCACGACTGCTCGTTTACGAGTACATGGAGAAGCAAAGCCTGGACAAATGGCTACACAATAAGAATTCACTGCCAAGAATTGCAGGGTCGGGCGCTGTTCGCGGTGTCGCCCTCAATTGGCCGATGAGATTTCAAATTGCAGTGGGGGTAGCACAGGGCCTCTGTTATATGCACCATGAATGCTCCCCGCCGGTAATTCACAGAGACTTGAAGTCCAGCAATATCTTACTAGATTCAGAATTCAATGCCAAAATAGCAGACTTTGGCTTAGCTAAGTTGCTGGTGAAGCAAGGGGAACCAGCTTCAGTCTCCGCTGTCGCGGGCTCCTTCGGATACATGGCTCCAG AGTATGCCCAGATAACAAGAATTAACGAGAAGATCGATGTGTTTAGCTTTGGAGTTATACTTCTAGAGTTGGTGACCGGAAAGGAAGCTCTTACCGGCAATGAAGACTCGTCTCTGGCTATGTGGGCTTGGGAGTTCATTAAACAAGGCAAGGCAATAGTCGAAGCATTGGATGAGGATGTGAAGGAGACACATTATCTTGATGAAATGTGCAGTGTGTTCAAACTAGGACTGATCTGCACTTCCAGTGCGCCAACCAGCCGGCCGAGCATGAACCAGGCTCTGCAAATCTTGGTCCGCAGCCGGACCATGACACCTCAAAACCATGGAGATCAAAAAGTACAGACTCCCTGA
- the LOC111780040 gene encoding probable pectinesterase 53 isoform X2, with the protein MSRLQRPPPPPPLLVLVLLLSQSLTLTHCHTKGLKPKSSPKTVLPENSTTTQFSEQQFMKWVKFVGSLRHSVFRTAKNNLFPSYTLHVAKNPAVGDFTSIQDAVDSLPSINLVRVVIKVHEGVYTEKVNIPPLKSFITIQGAGADKTIVQWGDTAQTPGPKGQPMGTYNSATFAVNSPYFIAKNITFKNTTPVPAPGAIGKQAVAFRISADTAAFYGCRFLGAQDTLYDHLGRHYYKDCYIEGSVDFIFGNGLSLFEGCHVHAIAQNAGALTAQGRSSLLEDTGFSFVNCKVTGSGALYLGRAWGPFSRVVFAYTYMDNIILPKGWYNWGDPSREILKLNKFEAQNISPKQSRRKP; encoded by the exons ATGTCGAGACTTCAGcggcctcctcctcctcctcctcttcttgttcttgttcttttgctGAGCCAGAGTCTCACCCTAACGCACTGCCATACCAAGGGGCTCAAACCCAAGAGCTCGCCCAAGACCGTTCTTCCCGAGAATTCGACCACAACCCAATTCTCAGAGCAGCAATTTATGAAATGGGTCAAATTTGTCGGCAGTCTCCGACACTCTGTTTTCAGAACGGCGAAGAACaacctttttccttcttataCTCTCCATGTGGCTAAGAATCCGGCTGTCGGGGACTTCACGTCGATCCAAGACGCCGTCGATTCCCTCCCTTCAATCAATTTGGTCAGAGTCGTCATCAAGGTTCATGAAGGTGTATACAC AGAGAAGGTGAACATACCCCCGTTGAAATCATTCATAACAATCCAAGGAGCAGGGGCTGACAAAACGATTGTTCAATGGGGAGACACCGCACAAACACCAGGCCCAAAGGGGCAGCCAATGGGGACTTACAACTCCGCAACATTCGCAGTAAATTCCCCTTATTTCATAGCCAAAAACATCACATTCAAG AACACCACCCCTGTTCCAGCACCAGGGGCAATCGGGAAGCAGGCAGTGGCGTTCAGAATCTCGGCGGACACAGCAGCATTCTACGGCTGTAGATTCTTGGGAGCTCAAGACACACTATACGACCATTTGGGTCGGCATTATTACAAGGATTGTTACATAGAAGGGTCGGTGGACTTCATATTCGGAAACGGGCTGTCTCTGTTCGAGGGATGTCACGTGCACGCAATAGCACAGAACGCAGGAGCGTTGACAGCGCAGGGGAGAAGCAGCCTGCTGGAGGACACAGGGTTCTCGTTCGTAAACTGTAAGGTCACGGGGTCTGGAGCGCTATACTTAGGGAGGGCATGGGGGCCCTTCTCTAGGGTCGTCTTCGCTTACACCTATATGGACAACATTATTCTCCCCAAAGGCTGGTACAACTGGGGCGATCCCAGCCGCGAAAT cttaaaattgaacaaaTTCGAAGCACAAAACATAAGTCCAAAACAGAGCAGGAGAAAGCCGTAA
- the LOC111780007 gene encoding hexokinase-1-like isoform X2 — MKNCGKWTRAMNILKEFEEKCKTSVEKLKQVADAMTVEMHAGLASEGGSKLKMLISYVDNLPTGDEKGLFYALDLGGTNFRVLRVQLGGKDERVVRQEFVEVAIPPHLMTGSSEGLFGFIAEALAKFVEEEGDGYHPVSGRQRELGFTFSFPVRQTSIASGTLIKWTKGFNIEDTVGQDVVGEMTKAMEKIGLDMRVAALVNDTIGTLAGGSYYNDNVIAAVILGTGTNAAYVERAHAIPKWQGLLPQSGEMVINMEWGNFRSSHLPITEYDQALDLESLNPGEQIFEKMISGMYLGEIVRRVLCRMAEEAAFFGDVVPPKLKRPFILRTPDMSAMHHDTSPDLRVIGSKLNDILEVSNSPLPMRKIIFELCDIVATRGARLSAAGIYGIIKKLGRDIPKDGDKQKAVIAVDGGLFEHYTKFRNSMESSLKELLGDEVADNFVIEHSNDGSGIGAALLAASHSQYLGVEES, encoded by the exons ATGAAGAACTGTGGGAAGTGGACTAGAGCAATGAACATATTGAAGGAGTTTGAAGAGAAGTGTAAAACTTCAGTGGAAAAGCTGAAGCAAGTAGCAGATGCTATGACTGTGGAGATGCATGCTGGACTCGCATCTGAAGGCGGAAGCAAGCTCAAGATGCTTATTAGCTATGTTGATAATCTTCCTACCGG GGACGAGAAAGGGTTGTTCTATGCATTAGACCTTGGAGGGACAAACTTCCGTGTGTTGCGTGTACAATTGGGAGGAAAGGATGAACGTGTTGTTAGGCAAGAATTTGTCGAAGTTGCGATTCCTCCACATTTAATGACCGGATCTTCGGAG GGCTTATTTGGTTTTATAGCTGAAGCACTTgcaaaatttgttgaagaagaaggtgaTGGCTACCACCCAGTATCTGGTAGGCAAAGAGAGCTGggttttacattttctttcccAGTTAGGCAAACATCTATTGCCTCGGGGACACTTATCAAGTGGACAAAGGGATTCAACATCGAGGACACG GTTGGGCAAGATGTGGTAGGAGAAATGACCAAGGCCATGGAAAAGATTGGATTGGATATGCGTGTGGCGGCTTTG GTGAATGATACAATAGGCACTTTAGCTGGAGGCAGTTACTACAATGATAATGTTATTGCTGCCGTGATTCTGGGAACTGGAACAAATGCAGCATATGTGGAGCGGGCGCATGCAATTCCTAAATGGCAAGGCCTTCTACCTCAATCAGGAGAGATG GTTATTAACATGGAATGGGGTAACTTCCGGTCTTCTCACCTTCCGATCACCGAATATGATCAAGCTCTAGATTTGGAAAGTTTAAACCCGGGAGAACAG ATTTTCGAGAAGATGATATCTGGTATGTATCTAGGAGAAATAGTTCGCAGAGTTCTGTGTAGGATGGCTGAAGAAGCTGCCTTTTTTGGCGATGTTGTTCCGCCTAAACTCAAAAGGCCATTCATTCTTAG GACTCCAGACATGTCCGCCATGCATCATGATACATCTCCAGATCTGAGAGTTATTGGAAGCAAGCTGAATGACATTTTGGAG GTATCTAACAGCCCTCTCCCTATGAGAAAAATCATCTTTGAGCTATGTGACATTGTTGCCACTCGTGGTGCACGCCTATCGGCTGCTGGGATTTATGGGATCATCAAGAAATTGGGAAGAGACATCCCAAAAGATGGGGATAAGCAGAAAGCTGTCATAGCTGTTGATGGTGGGTTATTTGAGCACTACACTAAATTTAGAAACTCAATGGAGAGTTCACTCAAGGAATTACTGGGAGACGAAGTTGCAGACAACTTTGTGATCGAGCACTCGAACGATGGCTCTGGCATTGGAGCAGCACTTCTCGCAGCATCTCACTCGCAGTATCTTGGGGTAGAGGAGTCCTGA
- the LOC111779677 gene encoding protein IQ-DOMAIN 14-like, producing MGRATRWFKNFFGIKRDKENSNQTKPTSNSAADNDLCNNPATTPPYLSAAEAAWLKSFYSETDKEQSKHAIAVAAATAAAADAAVAAAQAAVAVVRLTSHGRGTMFGGGRERWASVKIQTCFRGYLARKALRALKGLVKLQAVVRGYFVRKQATATLLSMQALIRAQATVRSQRTRRLEIRARKNTERFDDTKSEHTASVHSRRLSASLDNMIFTTLEESPKIVEMDTSRPKSMSRRTNTSLSELGDDPFNQPLSSPLPCRTPSRLQIPDGRNFHDSDWGFVAEECRLISTAQSTPRFVSCGGSNGGPPTPAKSMCGDNFFRGYLNFPNYMANTQSFKAKLRSQSAPKQRPEPGTKKRVSLNELMESRSSLSGVRMQRSCSQVQDAINFKNAVMSKLDRPSEFNNLQRKT from the exons ATGGGGAGGGCGACAAGATGGTTCAAGAACTTCTTTGGGATTAAGAGAGACAAAGAAAATtccaaccaaacaaaacccaCTTCCAATTCCGCCGCCGACAACGATCTCTGCAATAATCCCGCCACAACACCGCCGTATTTATCAGCGGCAGAGGCGGCGTGGTTGAAATCCTTCTACTCTGAAACAGATAAAGAACAGAGCAAGCATGCAATAGCAGTGGCTGCAGCCACTGCTGCAGCAGCCGACGCGGCGGTTGCTGCAGCACAAGCTGCGGTGGCTGTAGTCCGCTTGACTAGCCATGGTAGAGGTACTATGTTTGGCGGCGGCCGGGAAAGATGGGCCTCTGTAAAGATTCAAACTTGCTTCAGAGGGTATCTG GCGAGGAAAGCACTGAGAGCACTGAAAGGACTGGTGAAATTACAGGCGGTTGTTAGGGGATATTTTGTTCGTAAACAAGCGACAGCTACTCTTCTCAGTATGCAAGCTTTAATCAGAGCTCAAGCCACCGTTCGGTCTCAGAGAACTCGCAGACTTGAAATCCGAGCCCGCAAGAACACG GAGAGATTTGACGATACGAAGAGCGAACACACAGCTTCAGTTCATAGCAGACGGCTCTCTGCTTCATTAGACAACATGATATTTACAACGCTGGAAGAAAGCCCCAAAATCGTGGAAATGGATACCAGCCGACCCAAATCCATGTCTCGTCGAACGAACACGTCGTTGTCGGAATTGGGTGACGACCCATTTAACCAACCATTGTCGTCTCCACTCCCTTGTCGGACTCCATCGCGTTTGCAGATCCCAGATGGTCGGAATTTCCACGATTCCGATTGGGGTTTTGTGGCTGAGGAATGCCGTTTAATCTCGACGGCGCAGAGTACTCCACGATTTGTCAGCTGTGGTGGTTCCAATGGTGGTCCTCCGACGCCGGCGAAGAGTATGTGCGGCGATAATTTCTTCAGAGGGTACTTGAATTTCCCAAATTACATGGCGAACACTCAATCGTTTAAAGCGAAATTAAGGTCTCAGAGTGCTCCAAAACAGAGGCCAGAGCCGGGAACGAAGAAAAGAGTTTCATTGAACGAATTAATGGAATCAAGAAGCAGCCTTAGTGGGGTTCGAATGCAGAGATCATGCTCCCAAGTTCAAGACGCCATTAATTTCAAGAACGCAGTGATGAGCAAACTCGACCGGCCATCGGAATTCAACAACTTGCAGAGAAAAACATGA
- the LOC111780007 gene encoding hexokinase-1-like isoform X1: MKKVVVGTVVVCAAAVCTAAALVVRHRMKNCGKWTRAMNILKEFEEKCKTSVEKLKQVADAMTVEMHAGLASEGGSKLKMLISYVDNLPTGDEKGLFYALDLGGTNFRVLRVQLGGKDERVVRQEFVEVAIPPHLMTGSSEGLFGFIAEALAKFVEEEGDGYHPVSGRQRELGFTFSFPVRQTSIASGTLIKWTKGFNIEDTVGQDVVGEMTKAMEKIGLDMRVAALVNDTIGTLAGGSYYNDNVIAAVILGTGTNAAYVERAHAIPKWQGLLPQSGEMVINMEWGNFRSSHLPITEYDQALDLESLNPGEQIFEKMISGMYLGEIVRRVLCRMAEEAAFFGDVVPPKLKRPFILRTPDMSAMHHDTSPDLRVIGSKLNDILEVSNSPLPMRKIIFELCDIVATRGARLSAAGIYGIIKKLGRDIPKDGDKQKAVIAVDGGLFEHYTKFRNSMESSLKELLGDEVADNFVIEHSNDGSGIGAALLAASHSQYLGVEES, encoded by the exons ATGAAGAAGGTAGTTGTGGGAACGGTTGTGGTCTGCGCCGCAGCTGTTTGCACGGCGGCGGCGTTGGTGGTGCGTCATCGGATGAAGAACTGTGGGAAGTGGACTAGAGCAATGAACATATTGAAGGAGTTTGAAGAGAAGTGTAAAACTTCAGTGGAAAAGCTGAAGCAAGTAGCAGATGCTATGACTGTGGAGATGCATGCTGGACTCGCATCTGAAGGCGGAAGCAAGCTCAAGATGCTTATTAGCTATGTTGATAATCTTCCTACCGG GGACGAGAAAGGGTTGTTCTATGCATTAGACCTTGGAGGGACAAACTTCCGTGTGTTGCGTGTACAATTGGGAGGAAAGGATGAACGTGTTGTTAGGCAAGAATTTGTCGAAGTTGCGATTCCTCCACATTTAATGACCGGATCTTCGGAG GGCTTATTTGGTTTTATAGCTGAAGCACTTgcaaaatttgttgaagaagaaggtgaTGGCTACCACCCAGTATCTGGTAGGCAAAGAGAGCTGggttttacattttctttcccAGTTAGGCAAACATCTATTGCCTCGGGGACACTTATCAAGTGGACAAAGGGATTCAACATCGAGGACACG GTTGGGCAAGATGTGGTAGGAGAAATGACCAAGGCCATGGAAAAGATTGGATTGGATATGCGTGTGGCGGCTTTG GTGAATGATACAATAGGCACTTTAGCTGGAGGCAGTTACTACAATGATAATGTTATTGCTGCCGTGATTCTGGGAACTGGAACAAATGCAGCATATGTGGAGCGGGCGCATGCAATTCCTAAATGGCAAGGCCTTCTACCTCAATCAGGAGAGATG GTTATTAACATGGAATGGGGTAACTTCCGGTCTTCTCACCTTCCGATCACCGAATATGATCAAGCTCTAGATTTGGAAAGTTTAAACCCGGGAGAACAG ATTTTCGAGAAGATGATATCTGGTATGTATCTAGGAGAAATAGTTCGCAGAGTTCTGTGTAGGATGGCTGAAGAAGCTGCCTTTTTTGGCGATGTTGTTCCGCCTAAACTCAAAAGGCCATTCATTCTTAG GACTCCAGACATGTCCGCCATGCATCATGATACATCTCCAGATCTGAGAGTTATTGGAAGCAAGCTGAATGACATTTTGGAG GTATCTAACAGCCCTCTCCCTATGAGAAAAATCATCTTTGAGCTATGTGACATTGTTGCCACTCGTGGTGCACGCCTATCGGCTGCTGGGATTTATGGGATCATCAAGAAATTGGGAAGAGACATCCCAAAAGATGGGGATAAGCAGAAAGCTGTCATAGCTGTTGATGGTGGGTTATTTGAGCACTACACTAAATTTAGAAACTCAATGGAGAGTTCACTCAAGGAATTACTGGGAGACGAAGTTGCAGACAACTTTGTGATCGAGCACTCGAACGATGGCTCTGGCATTGGAGCAGCACTTCTCGCAGCATCTCACTCGCAGTATCTTGGGGTAGAGGAGTCCTGA